In Reichenbachiella agarivorans, one genomic interval encodes:
- a CDS encoding PSP1 domain-containing protein, which produces MSGCSSCGVLTAADGNVKGCNSNGGCSSGGCNKMNVFDWLSNMDNPTNDQFDILEIRFKNGRKEFFRNTNDLELHPGDPVVVDVPNGHHLGYVSLQGELVRLQMQKKKVKNDDEIRSIYRIANQKDLEKFDSVQKRENPTLFRTREIINTLKLNMKLTDIEYQADNSKATFYYSAEERVDFRELIKQLAGEFKIRVEMRQISLRQEASRLGGIGSCGRELCCSTWLSEFKSVSTSAARYQNLSLNPSKLSGQCGRLKCCLNYELETYIEALEHIPQVDKGLLTEQGEARLQKTDIFRKIMWFGYKNDSAWIALSAERVIEIQKLNAAGKTPQSLIENIKEPEMEFQSLNSDLEQMDKKFNKKGKSSSNKKRRNKSRNKFRKSPNKSNQNNQKKPNQS; this is translated from the coding sequence ATGTCAGGATGTAGTTCATGTGGGGTACTTACAGCAGCAGACGGAAACGTAAAGGGCTGTAACAGTAATGGAGGATGTAGCAGCGGTGGTTGCAACAAAATGAACGTATTTGATTGGTTGTCTAACATGGACAATCCAACCAACGATCAATTCGATATTTTAGAAATCAGATTCAAAAACGGTCGCAAGGAGTTTTTTAGAAACACCAATGACCTAGAACTTCATCCTGGTGATCCAGTTGTGGTAGATGTGCCCAATGGTCACCACTTGGGTTATGTATCGCTACAAGGTGAGCTTGTGCGTCTGCAGATGCAAAAGAAAAAAGTCAAGAACGATGATGAAATACGCAGCATCTACCGCATTGCCAACCAGAAAGATCTCGAAAAATTTGATTCCGTTCAAAAACGAGAAAACCCGACCCTATTCCGCACCAGAGAAATCATCAATACGCTGAAACTCAATATGAAGCTCACGGATATTGAATACCAAGCGGACAATTCCAAAGCGACATTTTACTACTCTGCAGAAGAAAGAGTGGATTTTAGAGAACTGATCAAGCAATTGGCGGGAGAGTTCAAAATCCGCGTAGAGATGCGTCAAATCAGTTTGAGGCAAGAAGCCAGCCGACTAGGTGGTATCGGATCGTGCGGCAGAGAACTTTGCTGCTCTACTTGGTTGTCAGAGTTCAAAAGTGTCTCTACATCAGCAGCGAGATATCAAAACTTGTCTCTCAACCCGAGCAAACTATCCGGTCAATGTGGCCGACTCAAGTGCTGTCTCAACTATGAGTTGGAGACCTACATAGAAGCTCTAGAGCATATCCCTCAGGTAGACAAAGGGCTACTCACTGAGCAAGGCGAGGCTAGACTACAAAAAACTGACATCTTCAGAAAAATCATGTGGTTTGGTTACAAAAATGACAGTGCATGGATCGCTCTCTCTGCTGAGAGAGTCATTGAAATCCAAAAACTCAATGCAGCTGGAAAAACACCTCAGTCCTTGATCGAAAACATCAAGGAGCCAGAAATGGAGTTTCAATCACTCAATAGTGATCTGGAGCAGATGGACAAGAAATTCAACAAGAAAGGAAAGTCCTCCTCCAACAAGAAAAGAAGAAATAAGAGCAGAAATAAGTTTAGAAAATCGCCAAACAAAAGCAACCAAAACAATCAGAAAAAACCTAATCAATCATGA
- a CDS encoding gliding motility lipoprotein GldH produces the protein MKTHLILLSATIFSAFFYSCSSDTLIDKNHDITEGVWHVDSLATFHFGVEDSTQAYDISYIIRYAVGYPYYNLYVTYYLEDSTEQIIDSKLQELVLFDKKTGTPLGDGVGDLFDREVLIFENYKFNTTGDHSFKIKQFMRMEELPGILSFGLKVEKSEK, from the coding sequence ATGAAAACACACTTAATTCTTTTGTCTGCGACTATCTTCTCTGCATTTTTTTATTCTTGCTCTAGTGATACACTCATTGACAAAAACCATGATATCACAGAAGGTGTATGGCATGTAGACTCTCTGGCTACTTTTCACTTCGGGGTAGAGGACAGTACACAGGCCTATGATATTTCATACATCATTAGGTATGCCGTGGGGTACCCCTACTACAATCTGTACGTAACCTATTACCTAGAAGACTCGACAGAGCAAATCATTGATTCCAAGCTCCAAGAACTCGTCTTGTTTGACAAAAAAACGGGGACCCCACTGGGCGATGGAGTAGGCGATTTATTTGATCGTGAAGTATTGATTTTTGAAAACTACAAATTCAATACTACTGGAGATCATTCGTTCAAAATCAAGCAATTCATGAGAATGGAAGAACTGCCTGGTATCCTCTCATTTGGATTGAAGGTAGAAAAATCAGAGAAGTAA
- a CDS encoding AAA domain-containing protein, producing the protein MQEILKSYLRRLTNLSGSNRSILLLKLLSEQFIDIHEFDYALNQPSFDIMKGLMARKTKIPLCSVQDSRDKDSNKLSTRLKKLKRVDHLVFEEQGARDLYVGWPFVKGKFNDGTVVRCPLMFFPVTLESDEKQWYVSFRKDVNITLNKSFVLAYAFYNGLSLDEGLLERVFDDFDRESTGFRTDLFELLKAHNMEVHFNQDNFQDVLKRFESYKKPDLDLLEKEGELKLFPEAVLGIFPQAGSYLVPDYMTLIEEDKYASMEDFFLERNLDENDNEKDSSSYYRFLKRVKEDQTFTPFKMDAYQENAIKAIKKGNSAVVQGPPGTGKSQMICNLVADYIARGKNVLVVSQKRAALDVVFGRLKEKQLNDFIGLLHDFKNDRKPIYEQLEGQVNRLTDYMAMNNSLDALQIERNFLKTSRRIDQLEEELEEFKDALFDESECGLSVKELYLTSSPHEPFFALNQEYRGFHFDEVDGFLKKIQTYSQYASRFLNENYTWYKRKSFALLTMSDLQNMVKHLDEMYDYIHVLETVTEKAVGKKLKFEDAVEIIDKRDDITHLSELLQEPDVYNGVLKLNKISIRPVTKQEVVEVEKIVLQFFKGRGPELSLHSSELGRFQEVLERGISARENIFRWFTWKFFSKDKIFITRVLVANQLRNNKEDFSTLVTMVDNRLNLEHNMSRFKNGDGLNRLPDIYNRINVQNWFFFQKQSIEARDILNEIRPLRDYISLETHTEEIYTEKLKKLVTSLEPIGEKLKNWLIYFSIPQMREIFSRQMETGVLLSTLRKDFDSLCEFDQLSDNLNNEEKNIIEKLKDHSSKIDAEVWQRDFMNSLKLAWIDHLELKYPILRAVSSNKLEDLQSELQECVREKLRISNEILLIKARERVYKSVEYNRLNNLVTYRDLFHQVTKKRRIWPVRKLMSNFPREIFDLMPCWLASPESVSAIFPMEKMFDLVIFDEASQCFVEKGLPAMYRGKQVVIAGDDKQLKPNDLYQVRWEEENEDDLPELDFDSLLNLANQHIMQVQLNGHYRSKNIDLIRFSNEHFYGNRLKMLPDFEEVNQHKAAIEYLKVEGVWEKNDNQVEAQEVSRLVKRLLDQRPELEIGIVTFNSRQQMFIIEHLEQYAIDHNFLIPETLIVKNIENIQGDEKDVIIFSTVYAPDSSGKLNMHFGSLNADGGENRLNVAITRAREKIYLISSIHPQQLRVDDSKNEGPKLLKKYLEFAHKISEGQDIKYDSQELGHSSGWYLKSKIEKLGYEKFEDIRLVESFPNIDLTIKEGKDYAGAVLTDDDYYHQSVSVKDAHVYRDFTLRQKNWPYTRVYSRQLWADPEHVKERLNRLIFRNLKEES; encoded by the coding sequence ATGCAAGAGATCCTAAAATCCTACCTTCGCCGATTAACCAACCTATCTGGAAGCAACAGGTCAATTCTCTTGCTCAAACTGCTCTCAGAGCAGTTTATAGATATCCATGAGTTTGACTATGCCTTGAATCAACCGTCCTTCGACATCATGAAGGGGTTGATGGCACGCAAGACAAAAATACCCCTATGCAGTGTACAAGACAGCAGAGACAAGGATAGCAACAAGCTATCTACTCGGTTGAAGAAGCTGAAACGTGTGGATCATTTGGTGTTTGAGGAGCAGGGTGCTAGAGACCTCTATGTCGGCTGGCCTTTCGTCAAAGGCAAGTTCAATGACGGGACGGTTGTCCGCTGTCCGCTGATGTTTTTTCCTGTGACCCTCGAATCTGATGAAAAGCAGTGGTATGTAAGTTTCCGAAAGGACGTCAACATTACGCTCAACAAGTCATTTGTTTTGGCTTATGCTTTTTACAACGGACTGTCCCTGGACGAAGGATTGTTGGAGCGGGTTTTTGATGATTTTGACAGAGAGAGTACAGGATTTAGAACGGATCTTTTCGAACTACTCAAGGCACACAACATGGAGGTGCATTTCAATCAGGACAATTTTCAAGATGTTTTGAAGCGTTTTGAGAGTTACAAAAAACCTGATTTGGATTTATTAGAAAAGGAAGGGGAGTTAAAACTCTTCCCAGAGGCCGTGTTGGGTATTTTCCCACAGGCGGGCTCCTATTTGGTGCCTGATTATATGACACTGATCGAGGAGGACAAGTATGCTTCGATGGAGGACTTTTTCTTGGAGAGAAATTTGGATGAAAATGATAATGAAAAGGATTCTTCATCTTATTACAGGTTCTTGAAGCGGGTCAAAGAGGATCAGACTTTCACACCATTCAAGATGGATGCCTACCAAGAGAATGCCATCAAAGCCATCAAGAAAGGAAACTCTGCTGTGGTGCAAGGACCTCCTGGTACGGGCAAATCACAGATGATATGTAACCTAGTAGCAGACTACATTGCCCGTGGCAAAAACGTGCTGGTCGTGAGTCAAAAGCGAGCCGCATTGGATGTGGTGTTTGGTCGCTTGAAAGAGAAGCAACTCAACGATTTCATCGGTTTGCTCCATGACTTCAAAAACGATAGAAAACCAATCTATGAGCAACTCGAAGGTCAAGTGAACCGCTTGACTGACTACATGGCGATGAATAATTCCTTGGATGCCCTCCAGATAGAAAGGAATTTTCTCAAGACCAGTCGACGAATTGATCAGTTGGAAGAGGAGTTGGAGGAGTTCAAAGATGCATTGTTTGATGAATCGGAATGTGGCCTCTCAGTGAAGGAATTGTATTTGACATCCAGTCCGCATGAACCATTTTTTGCACTCAATCAGGAGTACCGCGGTTTTCATTTTGATGAAGTAGATGGGTTTTTAAAGAAAATTCAAACCTATAGCCAGTATGCTTCTCGCTTCCTCAACGAGAATTACACTTGGTACAAACGCAAATCCTTTGCCCTGTTGACCATGTCGGATCTACAAAACATGGTGAAACATCTGGATGAGATGTATGACTACATCCATGTACTGGAGACAGTGACGGAAAAGGCAGTTGGCAAGAAGTTGAAGTTTGAAGATGCGGTGGAGATCATTGACAAGCGTGACGACATCACACACCTATCCGAGCTCCTTCAGGAGCCAGATGTGTACAATGGTGTACTAAAGTTGAACAAAATATCCATACGACCCGTGACCAAACAGGAAGTGGTCGAGGTAGAAAAAATTGTATTGCAGTTTTTCAAAGGACGAGGGCCAGAACTCTCCTTGCATAGTTCGGAATTGGGTAGATTCCAAGAGGTTTTGGAGCGGGGTATCAGTGCGAGAGAAAATATCTTTCGTTGGTTTACTTGGAAGTTTTTTTCCAAAGACAAAATATTTATCACCAGAGTGTTGGTTGCCAATCAATTGCGAAACAACAAAGAGGATTTCAGTACGCTGGTCACGATGGTAGACAATCGCTTGAATCTGGAACACAACATGTCTCGCTTCAAGAATGGCGATGGTCTCAACCGTCTCCCTGATATTTATAATCGAATCAATGTCCAAAACTGGTTTTTCTTCCAAAAACAAAGCATCGAGGCACGTGACATTCTCAACGAAATACGTCCGCTCAGGGATTATATTTCGCTGGAGACGCATACGGAGGAAATCTATACTGAGAAGCTGAAAAAACTGGTGACTTCATTAGAGCCAATTGGAGAAAAGTTGAAAAACTGGTTGATCTATTTCTCTATTCCTCAGATGCGGGAGATATTTTCTAGACAGATGGAAACAGGGGTGCTTTTGTCTACGCTGCGAAAGGATTTTGACTCCCTTTGTGAGTTTGACCAGCTCAGTGACAATCTGAACAATGAAGAGAAAAATATCATCGAGAAACTCAAAGATCATTCCTCCAAAATAGATGCTGAGGTATGGCAAAGGGATTTTATGAATTCATTGAAGTTGGCTTGGATTGACCACTTGGAATTGAAATACCCTATTTTGAGAGCAGTGAGCTCCAACAAGTTGGAAGACCTGCAATCTGAGCTACAGGAATGTGTGCGTGAAAAACTGAGAATCAGCAACGAAATATTGCTCATCAAAGCACGAGAGCGTGTTTATAAAAGCGTAGAATACAATCGCCTCAACAATCTGGTAACCTACAGAGACTTATTTCATCAGGTCACAAAGAAGAGAAGAATCTGGCCAGTGAGAAAATTGATGAGCAATTTCCCAAGAGAGATATTCGATTTGATGCCTTGTTGGTTGGCCTCTCCAGAGTCCGTCTCAGCTATTTTCCCAATGGAAAAAATGTTTGATTTGGTGATTTTTGACGAGGCTTCACAGTGTTTTGTCGAGAAGGGATTGCCTGCCATGTACCGAGGCAAGCAGGTCGTGATCGCTGGAGATGACAAGCAGCTCAAACCCAATGATCTGTATCAGGTCAGATGGGAAGAAGAGAATGAGGATGATCTACCAGAGTTGGATTTTGATTCCTTGCTCAATCTCGCCAATCAGCACATAATGCAAGTGCAACTCAATGGACACTACCGCAGCAAAAATATCGACCTTATTCGATTCTCTAATGAGCACTTTTATGGGAATAGACTCAAAATGCTGCCTGATTTTGAGGAGGTAAACCAACACAAGGCAGCGATCGAGTACCTCAAAGTGGAGGGTGTCTGGGAAAAGAATGACAATCAGGTAGAAGCGCAGGAAGTCTCTAGATTGGTCAAGCGATTGCTGGACCAGCGACCTGAGTTAGAGATTGGAATTGTGACTTTCAATTCCCGTCAGCAGATGTTCATCATAGAGCATCTGGAGCAGTATGCGATTGATCACAATTTCCTGATCCCTGAGACCTTGATTGTCAAAAACATTGAGAATATCCAAGGGGACGAAAAGGATGTGATTATTTTCTCTACCGTCTATGCGCCTGATAGTAGTGGAAAGTTGAATATGCATTTTGGTAGTCTGAATGCCGATGGTGGAGAAAACCGTCTCAATGTAGCCATCACACGTGCCAGGGAAAAAATCTATTTGATCTCCAGTATTCATCCACAGCAATTGCGGGTAGATGATAGTAAAAATGAGGGACCAAAACTGCTCAAGAAGTACCTAGAGTTTGCGCACAAAATCTCCGAAGGTCAGGATATCAAGTATGATTCTCAGGAGCTTGGGCATTCGTCAGGCTGGTACCTGAAGTCAAAAATAGAGAAGTTGGGTTATGAGAAATTTGAAGACATCAGGCTAGTAGAAAGCTTTCCTAACATTGATCTGACCATCAAAGAAGGCAAGGATTATGCTGGTGCTGTGTTGACAGATGATGATTACTATCATCAATCAGTTTCTGTCAAAGACGCACATGTTTATAGAGATTTTACCCTGAGACAAAAGAACTGGCCTTACACACGAGTTTACAGCCGACAGTTATGGGCAGACCCAGAGCATGTCAAGGAGCGACTCAATCGTTTGATTTTTAGAAATCTGAAAGAAGAAAGTTAG
- a CDS encoding ComEA family DNA-binding protein: MSNPLKNYLRRYFGFTSTEIRGLFVLVPLLVFVLFIPQLYKSYLSGHQLDSSAKDQEVLDVWMKELKSQIKVTEDEDLRVLAKHFDPNLIDAEQWREMGFSESVSKRIEKYVTKGGRFKRKEDLLKIYGINTRLVKAYYDYMYFLPEEKLRINKAYQPLRNEQSLPVIPKKEQKEQVIYDLNLADTTELKTIRGIGSFWARKVVSHRERLGGFVDRMQVYEIDYMKDSVADIILEHTTFTVTNIRQLNMNTATTEELSTHPYINYKLANAIIKYRKQHGDYQSVDALKKIVILDEPTFDKIRPYLKVAD, from the coding sequence GTGTCCAACCCACTAAAAAACTACCTGAGACGGTACTTTGGCTTCACCAGTACAGAGATCCGAGGGCTTTTTGTCCTTGTACCACTTTTGGTGTTTGTCCTTTTTATCCCACAACTATACAAGTCATACCTATCAGGACATCAACTCGACTCTAGTGCCAAGGATCAAGAGGTTTTGGACGTTTGGATGAAGGAGTTGAAGAGTCAAATCAAGGTGACTGAAGATGAGGATCTTCGTGTTTTGGCAAAGCATTTCGATCCCAATCTGATAGATGCCGAGCAATGGAGGGAAATGGGTTTTTCGGAGAGTGTATCAAAGCGGATAGAAAAATACGTAACCAAAGGTGGGCGATTCAAACGAAAGGAAGATTTGCTCAAAATATATGGGATCAACACACGGCTTGTCAAGGCATATTATGACTACATGTATTTTCTTCCTGAGGAAAAATTGAGAATAAATAAAGCCTATCAACCTCTGAGAAACGAACAGTCCCTACCTGTGATACCCAAAAAAGAGCAGAAGGAGCAGGTCATTTATGACCTGAATTTAGCAGATACCACAGAACTAAAAACCATCAGAGGCATTGGCTCTTTTTGGGCGAGAAAGGTGGTGAGTCATCGTGAGAGATTGGGTGGATTCGTCGATCGTATGCAGGTATATGAAATTGATTACATGAAAGACAGTGTCGCGGATATAATTTTGGAACACACGACATTTACCGTGACCAACATCCGACAATTAAACATGAATACAGCGACTACAGAGGAGTTGTCCACTCATCCGTATATCAATTATAAACTGGCCAATGCCATAATCAAATACCGCAAACAACACGGGGATTATCAGTCTGTAGATGCACTCAAAAAAATCGTAATTTTGGATGAGCCTACCTTTGATAAAATTAGACCGTATTTAAAAGTGGCAGATTAA
- the prfA gene encoding peptide chain release factor 1, with amino-acid sequence MIDKLEDIKHRFEEVGQLVVQPDAMNDMSNYSKLSKEYKDLEKIVIKYDEYRMILDNIASSREILEKEKDPEFREMAKMELEELEPKKEEMQAILKDMLIPKDPNDDKNSILEIRAGTGGDEAAIFAGDLFRMYKRYAEMQGWKLNVMDLTEGTSGGYKEIISMVTGEDVYGKLKFESGVHRVQRVPATETQGRVHTSAATVAVLPEMEEVDVQIDMNDVRKDTFCSSGPGGQSVNTTYSAIRLTHIPTGLVVSCQDEKSQIKNLEKALKVLRGRIYDIELKKHNDAVGAQRKSMVGSGDRADKIRTYNYAQGRVTDHRIGYSQHNLPTVMDGEIGNFIEELRIAENANKLKDGES; translated from the coding sequence ATGATTGACAAGTTAGAAGATATAAAGCACAGGTTCGAAGAAGTAGGCCAATTGGTCGTACAGCCAGATGCTATGAACGATATGAGCAACTATTCAAAGTTGAGCAAGGAGTACAAAGACTTGGAGAAGATTGTGATCAAGTACGATGAATATCGCATGATATTGGACAATATAGCCAGTTCGAGAGAGATTTTGGAGAAGGAAAAAGATCCAGAATTCAGAGAAATGGCCAAAATGGAACTGGAGGAACTGGAGCCCAAAAAGGAGGAGATGCAAGCAATCCTCAAAGACATGCTCATCCCCAAAGATCCAAATGATGACAAAAATTCCATACTAGAGATCAGAGCTGGAACCGGTGGAGACGAGGCGGCAATATTTGCGGGAGATTTATTTAGGATGTATAAGCGCTACGCCGAAATGCAGGGATGGAAGCTCAACGTGATGGATTTGACAGAGGGGACTTCTGGAGGGTACAAAGAGATCATCAGTATGGTGACGGGTGAAGATGTCTATGGCAAGCTGAAGTTCGAGTCGGGTGTGCACCGTGTACAACGAGTGCCAGCGACCGAGACTCAGGGGAGAGTACATACATCGGCAGCTACCGTAGCGGTACTGCCAGAGATGGAAGAGGTTGATGTACAGATCGATATGAATGACGTACGAAAGGACACATTCTGCTCCAGCGGTCCAGGCGGACAATCTGTGAACACCACTTATTCTGCGATCCGCTTGACGCACATTCCTACAGGATTGGTAGTTTCTTGTCAGGATGAGAAAAGCCAGATTAAAAACCTGGAGAAGGCATTGAAAGTCCTGAGAGGTAGGATATACGATATCGAATTGAAAAAACACAATGATGCGGTAGGTGCGCAGCGCAAGTCAATGGTCGGTAGTGGTGACCGTGCTGACAAGATCAGAACGTACAATTATGCACAAGGGCGAGTGACAGACCACCGCATTGGGTATTCTCAGCACAACTTACCCACCGTGATGGATGGCGAGATTGGCAATTTCATAGAAGAACTACGAATTGCAGAGAATGCCAATAAATTAAAAGACGGAGAGTCTTAA
- a CDS encoding universal stress protein, translated as MLNLNNLLVCLDGTNLDDHLLKYSAMMARFFTNTKTTFIHVAETNGDQSIKHNLQEKVNTFFDSDCEKEVLVIQGTGAHHILSWEGLKEIDLVLMGIKPRSVSTGVQATRVLNGSLCSVMLVPVTAKYDVSKVLIPLDFSEDSLRSINTAIRIKEHTDIEIFLQHVYFVPNGYSSTGKTYEDFAEIMRKNKVKEYETFIKQNELDESKFEVVFTLDEDQKPSDNIYEMAKEKNVDLIIIASKGRTKAASMLLASTAVGLVHYDEDVPCLVVKDKNESIGFFDALLKI; from the coding sequence ATGCTGAACCTCAACAATCTTCTAGTCTGTCTAGATGGAACCAATTTAGATGACCATTTGCTGAAATACAGCGCAATGATGGCGCGTTTTTTCACCAACACCAAGACGACATTTATTCACGTAGCTGAGACCAATGGGGATCAGTCAATCAAACATAACCTACAAGAAAAGGTCAACACTTTTTTTGATTCAGATTGTGAGAAAGAAGTATTGGTTATTCAAGGAACTGGGGCTCATCATATTCTAAGTTGGGAGGGATTGAAGGAGATCGATCTCGTCTTGATGGGTATCAAACCTCGGTCGGTTTCAACGGGTGTTCAGGCAACCCGCGTACTGAATGGCTCGCTATGCTCCGTCATGCTGGTGCCTGTTACGGCTAAGTACGATGTATCCAAGGTGTTGATCCCGTTGGATTTTTCGGAGGATTCTTTGCGATCAATCAATACCGCTATCAGGATCAAAGAGCACACCGATATCGAGATCTTCCTGCAACACGTATATTTCGTGCCAAATGGCTACAGCAGCACCGGCAAAACTTATGAGGATTTTGCTGAGATCATGCGCAAGAACAAGGTCAAGGAGTACGAGACGTTCATCAAGCAGAATGAACTGGATGAGAGCAAATTTGAGGTGGTTTTTACGCTGGACGAGGATCAAAAACCCTCAGACAACATCTATGAGATGGCCAAGGAAAAGAATGTCGATTTGATCATCATAGCTTCCAAAGGCAGAACCAAAGCTGCTTCTATGTTGCTGGCCAGTACGGCTGTTGGCTTGGTACACTATGACGAAGATGTGCCTTGCTTGGTTGTCAAGGACAAAAACGAAAGCATTGGATTTTTTGATGCCTTGCTCAAAATCTAA
- the asnB gene encoding asparagine synthase (glutamine-hydrolyzing), which yields MCGITGVWAFNEVGRIQINNLDKATGCLAHRGPDHHAIWNDHLVGLGHRRLSIIDTSADGHQPMQIMDGRYVMVFNGEIFNYRQLRQDLQSKGIQFHSESDTEVIMHLYAQEGKACLQKLNGFFALAIYDTSEQSLFIARDRLGIKPLLYFQDEFKLLFGSEMSAILAYGLDYKIDNEALHYYLQLNYTPAPLTMIKGVKKLMPGECLEIKGKQVTKSNYYELQSHPSPSNLSYEDAKRKLAQLMEESVQKRMVADVPLGTFLSGGIDSSVITSIAARHTNQLSTFSIGFEGNSFFDETHYAELVAKKCKTHHTAFKLSNEEILSHMPAFVDHIDEPFADSSALLVYILSKKTREHVTVALSGDGADEIFSGYNKHAAWLKMESKGSLNKLMSLARPVAELMPQSRSGKLSNRMRQVIRYDQARQLKPKSRYWFLASLASQEYADNMMRDSFAGSDMREQWMQDLDGYRDINDLLYMDTQFVLPNDMLKKVDLMSMASGLEVRVPFLDHEVVEFVHSLPVEYKINAQMRKKILQDTYRDILPKELYRRSKKGFEMPLLNWLKTSLSSELSATLFDRDKIEAGKIFNWSAVEKLKTKMYSGNPEDSHAHVWALYIFQKWQEKHF from the coding sequence ATGTGCGGGATTACCGGTGTTTGGGCTTTCAATGAGGTGGGTAGAATTCAGATCAACAATCTGGATAAAGCAACAGGGTGTTTGGCTCATAGGGGACCAGATCACCATGCTATATGGAATGATCATTTGGTGGGCTTGGGACATCGCCGTCTGTCTATCATCGATACCAGTGCAGACGGGCATCAGCCGATGCAGATCATGGATGGCCGCTATGTGATGGTCTTCAATGGTGAGATTTTCAACTACCGCCAGTTACGCCAAGATTTGCAGTCCAAGGGCATCCAATTTCACTCCGAATCAGATACAGAGGTGATCATGCATCTCTACGCCCAAGAGGGAAAGGCTTGTTTGCAAAAGCTGAATGGTTTTTTTGCTTTGGCGATATACGATACCTCTGAGCAGTCACTTTTTATAGCAAGGGATCGTTTGGGCATCAAGCCGCTGCTATATTTCCAAGATGAGTTTAAGCTGCTTTTTGGTTCAGAAATGTCCGCGATCTTGGCCTATGGCTTGGATTACAAAATCGACAATGAGGCTTTGCATTATTATCTGCAACTGAATTACACACCAGCTCCGCTGACGATGATCAAGGGAGTGAAAAAACTCATGCCAGGCGAATGTTTGGAGATCAAAGGCAAACAAGTAACGAAAAGTAATTACTACGAACTACAAAGCCATCCGAGTCCATCAAACCTGTCCTATGAGGATGCGAAAAGGAAATTGGCTCAGCTGATGGAGGAGTCGGTTCAGAAGAGAATGGTCGCGGACGTGCCCTTGGGTACTTTCCTCAGTGGTGGGATTGATAGCAGTGTCATCACGAGTATAGCGGCGAGACACACCAATCAGCTGTCGACTTTTTCAATAGGTTTTGAAGGGAATTCGTTTTTTGACGAGACACATTATGCAGAGTTAGTTGCCAAGAAGTGCAAGACCCATCACACAGCTTTCAAACTGAGCAATGAGGAGATATTGTCGCACATGCCTGCGTTTGTAGATCATATAGATGAGCCCTTTGCCGACTCGTCGGCGCTCTTGGTATATATATTGAGCAAAAAAACCAGAGAGCATGTGACGGTCGCTCTCTCGGGTGATGGAGCGGACGAGATATTCTCTGGCTACAACAAACATGCAGCCTGGCTCAAGATGGAGTCCAAAGGTAGCTTGAACAAATTGATGTCATTGGCACGACCTGTGGCTGAACTCATGCCACAATCCAGATCTGGTAAGCTGTCCAATCGGATGCGTCAAGTGATTCGCTACGATCAAGCTCGCCAGCTCAAACCAAAATCTCGCTACTGGTTTTTGGCATCATTGGCTAGTCAAGAGTATGCGGATAACATGATGCGGGATTCATTCGCTGGGTCGGACATGCGAGAGCAGTGGATGCAAGATTTAGATGGCTATCGTGACATCAACGATCTGTTGTACATGGATACGCAGTTTGTCCTGCCCAATGATATGTTGAAGAAGGTCGATCTCATGTCGATGGCGTCTGGTCTGGAAGTTCGTGTGCCTTTCTTGGATCACGAGGTGGTCGAGTTTGTACACTCTTTGCCTGTCGAGTACAAAATCAATGCTCAGATGAGAAAAAAGATTTTGCAGGATACCTACAGAGACATTTTGCCCAAGGAGCTTTATCGCCGATCCAAAAAGGGGTTTGAGATGCCGTTATTGAATTGGCTCAAGACTTCTCTGTCTTCGGAGTTGTCAGCCACCTTATTTGACCGGGACAAAATCGAAGCGGGAAAGATATTTAACTGGTCTGCTGTGGAAAAACTCAAAACCAAGATGTATTCGGGCAATCCAGAAGATAGCCATGCTCATGTTTGGGCGCTTTACATTTTTCAAAAATGGCAAGAGAAGCACTTTTAA
- a CDS encoding KTSC domain-containing protein, translated as MKRIAEYRKLFNAAANTDLKELKTTYRNLVKEWHPDKFQDEAEKAEAELKSQKIIDAYHFLVSIAPETKEANLAEYTVTTTESGIADFRHKGLLLEVSFMDGTTYEYFGVNKNVYSKLINADNQYRFAKRNIFNSFLYRKSKRDLEKA; from the coding sequence ATGAAACGTATCGCGGAATACAGAAAGCTGTTCAACGCAGCAGCAAACACAGACCTCAAAGAACTCAAGACAACCTACAGAAACTTGGTCAAAGAATGGCACCCTGACAAATTCCAAGACGAAGCTGAAAAAGCGGAAGCAGAACTAAAAAGTCAGAAAATTATTGATGCCTATCACTTCCTCGTGAGCATCGCACCTGAGACCAAAGAGGCCAACTTAGCTGAGTACACGGTCACCACGACTGAGTCAGGCATTGCAGATTTCAGACACAAAGGATTGTTGCTAGAGGTATCCTTCATGGACGGCACCACCTACGAGTACTTTGGCGTCAACAAAAACGTTTATTCCAAATTGATCAACGCAGACAATCAATACCGCTTCGCCAAGAGAAACATCTTCAATTCCTTCTTGTACAGAAAGTCTAAAAGAGATCTAGAGAAAGCTTAA